One segment of Paenibacillus pabuli DNA contains the following:
- a CDS encoding histidine kinase N-terminal 7TM domain-containing diguanylate cyclase, which translates to MSPLVWYDLFLFVLLFGVYVYVFATARITNLHKVYFLFHGLMMLWPFCQFAIVLSDNSGWQLFYVTLSFVAVSLLGSGWLLLTIFITGYADRLGAKRSFLLFTPAIVAALGVIINPTNSFVTPLEGGYVERAYGPWFWVVMIVLVSYFVASLFILFGALRASDKSPTIKKQVKITLWGIFVLAVFAAIDALLNVVLRAWIPFIIPGLTSLGIFLSDLFFVYVIKRYNVFDLVSIAHEDVINTIPYGILVLDENETIIEANKASRSFMDLHVGDCFDMEAFLGSVRVEGDSRSFLDQYQQKENTLSQIEVIVEERDMERHFILQTSPIIDHYQMPLGHLLTFQDVSQERYYVKEMNRQNEMLQERNYALDRIRQELSEANLKLEELALTDSLTHCYNRRYLTQQLTHEVITNVHYKTPFSLLLLDIDYFKAINDRYGHVIGDEVLYRTAQAVKQSIRETDILTRYGGEEFMIYLPHTERQLAQKIAERVRLSVESNLMAVDHEVGQVSITISIGILSIEDFECDYVPDNPEGYLTQLFAAVDKALYQAKKNGRNRVEFAEFERGVV; encoded by the coding sequence GTGAGTCCATTAGTATGGTATGATCTTTTTTTATTTGTCCTGTTGTTTGGTGTATACGTTTATGTATTTGCTACCGCTAGAATTACGAACTTACATAAGGTTTACTTTTTGTTTCATGGGTTGATGATGCTCTGGCCCTTCTGTCAATTTGCGATCGTGTTGTCGGATAATTCGGGGTGGCAGTTGTTTTATGTGACCCTGTCTTTCGTTGCTGTCTCACTGCTCGGAAGCGGTTGGCTGCTGCTAACCATTTTCATTACCGGCTATGCTGATCGGTTGGGAGCAAAACGTTCCTTCCTGCTGTTTACTCCGGCCATTGTTGCAGCCTTAGGTGTGATCATAAACCCAACGAACTCATTTGTAACCCCTCTGGAGGGTGGTTATGTCGAACGGGCATACGGACCATGGTTCTGGGTTGTCATGATTGTTTTGGTGAGCTACTTTGTAGCTTCCCTCTTTATTTTGTTCGGGGCACTTCGCGCCTCCGATAAATCACCAACGATTAAAAAACAGGTGAAAATTACGCTGTGGGGCATATTCGTCCTGGCTGTTTTTGCAGCTATTGATGCCCTTCTGAATGTGGTTTTGCGAGCATGGATACCGTTCATCATTCCCGGACTGACGTCGCTGGGGATTTTTCTGTCGGATTTATTTTTTGTCTATGTCATCAAGCGGTACAACGTCTTTGATCTGGTTTCCATCGCCCATGAGGATGTGATTAATACGATTCCCTATGGCATCCTGGTTTTGGATGAGAATGAGACCATTATTGAAGCAAACAAGGCATCCAGATCCTTCATGGATCTGCATGTTGGGGATTGTTTTGATATGGAGGCATTTCTGGGATCGGTTCGTGTAGAGGGCGACAGTAGGTCGTTCCTAGATCAGTATCAGCAAAAGGAAAATACGCTGTCTCAGATTGAGGTTATTGTGGAGGAGCGCGACATGGAGCGTCACTTTATCCTCCAAACCTCTCCAATCATTGATCATTATCAGATGCCTCTTGGTCATCTCCTAACGTTTCAGGATGTGTCGCAAGAGCGCTACTATGTAAAAGAAATGAATCGGCAGAATGAGATGCTTCAGGAACGCAATTATGCCCTGGATCGCATTCGGCAGGAGTTATCCGAGGCTAATCTCAAACTGGAGGAGCTGGCGCTTACGGATAGTCTGACTCACTGCTACAATCGTCGTTATCTGACCCAGCAGCTGACGCATGAGGTCATTACGAATGTTCACTATAAGACGCCGTTTTCACTCCTTCTCCTGGATATTGACTACTTCAAGGCAATCAATGATCGCTATGGACATGTCATTGGGGATGAAGTGCTGTACCGCACAGCTCAGGCTGTGAAACAGTCCATCCGGGAGACCGATATTCTAACGCGCTACGGCGGGGAAGAGTTCATGATCTACCTTCCGCACACGGAACGCCAGTTAGCTCAAAAAATTGCGGAACGCGTGAGGCTGTCCGTGGAGTCCAACCTTATGGCGGTAGATCATGAGGTTGGGCAGGTGTCCATTACGATCAGCATTGGGATTCTATCGATTGAAGATTTCGAATGTGATTATGTGCCGGATAATCCCGAAGGATACCTGACCCAACTGTTTGCAGCGGTAGACAAGGCGTTGTATCAGGCGAAGAAGAATGGGCGGAACAGAGTAGAATTTGCGGAGTTTGAGCGGGGAGTTGTGTAA
- a CDS encoding AAC(3) family N-acetyltransferase: MHTQQSLLEQLHQLGIDGQGTLLVHSSMKSMGEVEGGADTVLDALTEYMKDGLLVLPTHTWSTINASNPMFHVESSPCCVGILPDLFRKRPGVVRSWHPTHSVAAIGTDAVAFTKDDHLYDTPCARGSAWGKLLDRKATILLVGVDLKRNTFIHGVEEWVDIPGRLTDEHEQLYTVLPDGTEISVPSRRHCGLSWSEHFWKVDEVLQRKGAMRIGRLGGAIVRVCDAAMVEAVITEMLRANPDLFSDNLPLAKE; this comes from the coding sequence ATGCATACTCAACAAAGCTTACTTGAACAGCTCCACCAGCTTGGCATTGACGGACAAGGTACGCTGCTTGTTCACTCTTCCATGAAAAGTATGGGTGAGGTCGAAGGTGGGGCGGATACTGTACTGGATGCACTGACAGAATATATGAAGGACGGACTGCTGGTGCTGCCAACCCACACCTGGTCCACCATCAATGCGAGTAATCCAATGTTCCACGTGGAATCATCACCATGCTGCGTCGGAATTCTACCTGATCTATTTCGAAAACGGCCAGGCGTAGTACGTTCTTGGCACCCGACTCACTCGGTTGCAGCCATCGGTACAGATGCAGTGGCATTCACGAAGGACGATCACCTATATGATACACCTTGTGCAAGAGGCTCAGCTTGGGGCAAGCTGCTGGATCGGAAAGCGACCATTCTCCTTGTTGGCGTGGACCTGAAACGAAACACGTTTATCCATGGCGTAGAGGAATGGGTGGACATTCCGGGGCGTTTAACAGATGAGCATGAGCAGCTCTACACTGTATTACCAGATGGAACAGAGATTTCAGTACCTTCCCGCAGGCACTGTGGGTTGTCGTGGTCGGAGCATTTCTGGAAAGTGGATGAGGTGTTACAGCGCAAAGGCGCGATGCGCATAGGAAGGCTTGGGGGTGCTATTGTACGAGTATGTGATGCGGCCATGGTGGAGGCAGTTATCACAGAGATGCTGAGGGCGAATCCGGATCTATTCTCGGATAACCTGCCGCTGGCGAAGGAGTAG
- a CDS encoding IS30 family transposase, producing the protein MSYSHLSIIERSKLEILHRQGKSSRAIAKELGRHSSTICRELDRANSSYPYQAEHAQNAYEKRRQSSVSSGKWSSTLAASLEEKLKATWSPEQINQRFRTEGLPAVSFKTIYRWIYAGRLVQGTLQVLRHKGKRQKPAETRGKFAIGRSISDRPQEVRSRETFGHWELDTVVSSRGKSKGCIATLIERKTRLYTAILMPDRTALSMEIALGVAISQYPTGTFLTATADRGKEFACYANLETSHDLHVYFADPYSSWQRGSNENANGLLREFFPKGTDLAQVEDEDLASSLDLINHRPRKCLGWRTAHESFTEELSHLV; encoded by the coding sequence AAAAGCTCAAGAGCTATTGCAAAAGAACTGGGGAGACATTCGTCCACGATTTGCCGCGAACTAGATCGTGCTAATTCATCGTATCCCTATCAGGCAGAACACGCTCAGAACGCTTATGAGAAGCGTCGTCAATCCTCTGTTTCTTCAGGTAAATGGTCAAGCACCTTAGCTGCTTCACTGGAGGAAAAACTGAAGGCAACGTGGTCTCCGGAACAGATCAATCAACGCTTCCGTACCGAAGGCTTGCCAGCAGTATCCTTCAAAACGATCTATCGCTGGATCTACGCAGGTCGACTGGTTCAAGGCACGTTACAGGTTCTTCGGCACAAAGGAAAGCGTCAGAAACCCGCAGAAACTCGCGGTAAATTTGCCATTGGCAGATCAATTTCGGATCGTCCCCAAGAGGTTCGTTCTCGTGAAACGTTTGGGCACTGGGAACTGGATACCGTCGTATCTAGTCGTGGGAAAAGTAAAGGATGCATAGCCACGCTCATTGAACGCAAAACCCGTCTATATACCGCCATTCTCATGCCTGATCGCACTGCTCTGTCTATGGAAATTGCGCTTGGTGTAGCCATCTCACAGTATCCCACAGGCACTTTCCTCACAGCCACGGCTGACCGGGGAAAGGAGTTTGCATGCTATGCCAATCTGGAAACAAGCCATGACCTGCACGTTTATTTTGCTGATCCATATTCGTCTTGGCAACGCGGTTCCAATGAGAATGCGAATGGATTGCTTCGAGAGTTTTTCCCGAAAGGCACCGATCTCGCTCAAGTCGAGGATGAAGATCTTGCCAGTTCACTAGATCTAATAAACCACAGACCACGAAAATGCTTGGGTTGGAGAACCGCTCACGAATCTTTCACAGAGGAACTGTCGCACTTGGTTTGA
- a CDS encoding L-ribulose-5-phosphate 4-epimerase — protein MLEQLKQEVYEANLELPKHGLVKFTWGNVSAIDRDSGLFVIKPSGVSYDAMKPSDMVVVDLDGNVVEGEMRPSSDTATHAVLYKHYSEIGGIVHTHSTWATIWAQAGLDVPVMGTTHADTFYGAVPCARFLNQNEVDRGYEAETGRVIIETFEQRGIDVMAVPAVLLHGHAPFTWGKDAKSAVVNSVVLEEVCKMNLYARQLNNFAKELPQGILDKHYLRKHGKDAYYGQK, from the coding sequence ATGTTAGAGCAACTGAAACAAGAGGTTTATGAGGCGAATCTGGAGCTGCCGAAGCATGGTCTTGTGAAGTTCACATGGGGCAACGTCAGTGCCATTGATCGAGATAGTGGACTGTTCGTGATCAAACCGAGCGGCGTCAGCTACGATGCCATGAAGCCAAGCGACATGGTCGTTGTTGATCTGGATGGCAACGTGGTAGAGGGCGAGATGAGACCATCCTCGGATACAGCAACCCACGCCGTTTTATATAAGCATTACTCCGAAATTGGCGGGATTGTGCATACGCACTCCACATGGGCGACCATCTGGGCGCAAGCTGGACTGGATGTACCTGTTATGGGAACGACTCATGCGGATACGTTCTATGGTGCGGTACCTTGTGCACGTTTCCTGAACCAGAACGAGGTTGATCGCGGATACGAAGCGGAGACAGGACGCGTCATTATTGAAACGTTTGAACAGCGTGGGATAGATGTTATGGCGGTTCCAGCCGTGTTGCTCCATGGGCATGCACCGTTTACGTGGGGGAAAGATGCCAAGTCTGCGGTGGTGAACAGTGTCGTGCTGGAGGAAGTATGCAAAATGAACCTGTATGCGCGGCAACTAAACAACTTCGCGAAAGAACTGCCGCAGGGCATTTTGGATAAACACTATCTGCGGAAACACGGGAAAGACGCGTATTACGGACAGAAGTAA
- a CDS encoding AAA family ATPase — protein sequence MYLKSVRIINFRKFGLENNKIEFVDAKSYLDEKKDNDINIAPTTTLIVGKNNAGKTTIINALDKLINRNGDYKANDFNFSYLTDCQTKCDSSSVKDS from the coding sequence ATGTATTTAAAAAGTGTACGGATCATAAATTTTAGAAAGTTCGGATTGGAAAATAATAAAATAGAATTTGTTGATGCTAAGAGTTATTTAGATGAGAAAAAGGATAACGATATAAATATAGCACCAACTACTACGTTAATAGTAGGAAAGAATAATGCGGGAAAAACAACTATTATCAATGCACTAGATAAGTTAATCAATAGAAATGGTGACTATAAAGCAAACGATTTCAATTTTTCATATTTGACAGATTGTCAAACCAAGTGCGACAGTTCCTCTGTGAAAGATTCGTGA
- the araA gene encoding L-arabinose isomerase, which produces MSATAAKEFWFVVGSQHLYGEEALGEVKANAQKITDALNASGVLPYPLVLQDLAVSADKITSIMKEVNYRDEVAGVITWMHTFSPAKMWIRGTKLLQKPLLHLATQYNESIPWSTIDMDFMNLNQAAHGDREYGFINARLRKQNKIVVGYWERPEVQQQVADWMDVAVAYNESFNIKVARFGDNMRNVGVTEGDKVEAQIQFGWTVDYFGIGDLVQVVNAVTEQEIDDLIAQYAELYEFDYGTNSKEAWEASVRVQASYEIAIKRFLDEGGYSAFTTNFEDLHGMKQLPGLAVQRLMAQGYGFAGEGDWKTAALDRLLKVMSHNENTGFMEDYTYEMAAGQESILQSHMLEVDPTLASTKPRIIVSPLGIGDREDPARLVFDGKAGEGVVVSMADFGTHYKLLINEVSAFEPTVPAPNLPVARVLWNVKPNFQDGVKAWIENGGGHHTVVSLNLTTDQIVTYAKLVNLEYVVIK; this is translated from the coding sequence ATGTCAGCAACAGCAGCTAAAGAGTTTTGGTTTGTCGTTGGTTCGCAGCATCTCTATGGTGAAGAAGCACTGGGCGAGGTAAAAGCCAATGCACAGAAAATCACGGATGCTCTGAATGCAAGCGGCGTTCTTCCATACCCGCTCGTATTGCAGGATCTTGCGGTTAGTGCGGATAAAATCACGAGCATCATGAAGGAAGTCAACTACCGCGATGAAGTCGCGGGTGTTATTACATGGATGCATACATTCTCCCCGGCAAAAATGTGGATTCGTGGTACAAAATTGCTGCAGAAACCGCTGCTTCATCTGGCTACACAATACAATGAGAGCATTCCTTGGTCCACCATCGACATGGACTTCATGAACCTGAACCAGGCAGCACATGGTGACCGCGAGTATGGTTTTATCAATGCCCGTCTCAGAAAACAAAACAAAATCGTCGTTGGTTACTGGGAACGTCCTGAAGTGCAGCAGCAGGTTGCAGATTGGATGGACGTGGCGGTTGCCTATAACGAAAGCTTTAACATCAAAGTGGCCCGCTTTGGTGACAACATGCGCAACGTGGGTGTAACTGAAGGGGATAAAGTGGAGGCACAGATCCAATTCGGATGGACAGTCGACTACTTTGGCATTGGTGACCTCGTACAGGTTGTGAATGCTGTGACAGAGCAGGAAATAGATGACCTGATCGCTCAGTACGCAGAGCTGTATGAATTCGATTATGGTACAAACAGCAAGGAAGCTTGGGAAGCAAGTGTACGTGTGCAAGCCAGTTATGAAATTGCGATTAAACGTTTCCTGGACGAAGGCGGATACAGTGCATTCACCACCAACTTCGAAGATCTGCATGGCATGAAGCAGCTTCCGGGTCTGGCTGTACAACGCCTGATGGCCCAAGGTTATGGATTTGCAGGTGAGGGTGACTGGAAAACAGCTGCGCTGGATCGTCTGTTGAAAGTGATGAGCCACAACGAGAACACGGGCTTTATGGAGGATTACACTTACGAGATGGCAGCAGGACAGGAATCCATCCTTCAATCCCACATGCTCGAAGTAGACCCAACACTTGCCAGCACCAAACCAAGAATCATTGTGTCTCCACTGGGCATTGGCGATCGTGAAGATCCGGCACGTCTGGTATTCGACGGCAAAGCAGGCGAAGGTGTTGTCGTATCCATGGCTGACTTCGGTACACATTACAAACTGCTGATCAATGAAGTATCTGCATTTGAGCCAACTGTACCGGCACCAAATCTGCCAGTGGCACGTGTATTGTGGAACGTGAAGCCAAACTTCCAGGATGGGGTCAAAGCCTGGATCGAAAATGGCGGAGGTCACCACACTGTTGTTTCCTTGAACCTGACAACAGATCAGATCGTAACGTATGCAAAGCTGGTTAACCTGGAGTACGTTGTCATTAAATAA